GTCCATTCTCCACGACCGGCATAGCCCCAAACCCCTCGATCATGAGCGAGGCAATCATGTCCCCCTTCGCCTTCACGCGGACATACTGCACCTCCTTCTCCATAATCTGGCTCACAGTCATGGAGTCGAAGTCTTTGACTCTCACTGTGGATTTCTTCTTCCCTTTCCGCTTCTTTTTCATTGTCCCTCCTGCATGGAAGTACCCTATGATCCGGTCTTCTCGGAGATGTCGTCTAACTGACGCCATTCACCCCAGTTCCGTGATGGCGGCTGCGGCAAAACGCCTCAACACACCTCTCGGACTTAGAAATGTTTCCCTCCATATCCCCGGTAATTCGCCAATTCCTCTTCAGTCTTTTCCCATGCTACAGGCATATCAGATGCAGAACTGATACCCGAGACGATTTCTCCAAAATCACCGCCTACACGGAAAGGAACCAGTTATGCGGATCTTATGCGCGGTCGATGGATCGGAACATTCGCAGTGGGGTGTCCAGGCGCTTGAGGCACTGGCCGGTCGAGAACCTGAGCATGTGGTACTTCTGCACATCGTCGACCAACCGGCGCTCCAGGCCGCCACGAATAAGAATCCCGTCGCCGCAAAACGTGCCCTTGCAGCGCTGGAGAAAGCCGGTTCCATCATGTTGCGGGATGCCGCACGAGCGGCTCGACTTGCTCTGGGCCAGGCAGCAACCAGACCGCGGACAAAACTCCAGACGATCCTCACGCATGGTCCGATTGCCCATACCATTTCGCGAACAGCCAGGCGACTGAAGGCCGACCTCATCCTCATGGGATCGCGCGGCCTGCACGACATTCACGGATTCTTGCTTGGGAGTGTCTCTCGTCAGGTGGCCGCGACAGCTCCTTGTCCCCTGTTGGTCGTGAAACAACCGCTGACCACCCTGCTCCGCGTGGCCATCGCCGTGGACGACTCCAGACCATCACGCGCTGCCACCCGGTTTCTTCGAACCCGCATCTTGCAGGAATCCGCCACCGTCACGATCCTAACCTCGGTGGAAAGTCCCGTAACGGACTTTGCAGCACGCTATCTCTCCGAATCGCAACTGGCCGAATTGAAAGGACCTGTCATGGAAAGGGCCACCAGGTTGGTCAGTACCCTACGGGATGAGTTCATCAAAGATAATTTATCGGTTGTCACTCAGGTCCACATGGACCATGTGATCGACACCATTGTGAAACATGTCGAGGCTAGCCATGACCAACTACTGGTGATCGGTTCTCGTGATTTGACGAAGAGCGAGCGACTCTATCTCGGCAGCGTATCCGAAAGTCTGCTGAGGCATGCCCCCTGTTCGGTACTGATCGTACGAGGCGCCCGTGCCTGAGCTCACCTATCAGGACATCCACAGCCTCTCGATTGAGGAGGTGCTGAAGCGGCTGGCAACCAGCACCGGTGGTCTGTCTTCCGATGAGGCTCACCGGCGACTGGCTCAATACGGACCGAATGCTCTGGTCGAGCCGGGACACTATTCATTGATTCGAGGGTTCCTCCACCAATTCACCCACTTCCTCGCCATTCTGCTCTGGATCGCTGCTGCTCTGTCCTTCACGGCAGAATTCATGAAG
The Candidatus Nitrospira nitrosa DNA segment above includes these coding regions:
- a CDS encoding universal stress protein, whose amino-acid sequence is MRILCAVDGSEHSQWGVQALEALAGREPEHVVLLHIVDQPALQAATNKNPVAAKRALAALEKAGSIMLRDAARAARLALGQAATRPRTKLQTILTHGPIAHTISRTARRLKADLILMGSRGLHDIHGFLLGSVSRQVAATAPCPLLVVKQPLTTLLRVAIAVDDSRPSRAATRFLRTRILQESATVTILTSVESPVTDFAARYLSESQLAELKGPVMERATRLVSTLRDEFIKDNLSVVTQVHMDHVIDTIVKHVEASHDQLLVIGSRDLTKSERLYLGSVSESLLRHAPCSVLIVRGARA